In Candidatus Desulfofervidus auxilii, one genomic interval encodes:
- a CDS encoding AbrB/MazE/SpoVT family DNA-binding domain-containing protein — MPTVTISGKYQVVIPKEIRKLLGLRKGQRMIVLVKDGVINLIPKKELSSMKGIFKGMDTRNLREETERL; from the coding sequence ATGCCTACGGTAACAATTTCTGGCAAATATCAAGTTGTTATTCCTAAAGAGATACGCAAGTTACTTGGTTTAAGGAAGGGACAGAGGATGATAGTGCTGGTAAAGGATGGGGTTATAAACCTTATTCCAAAAAAAGAGCTTTCCAGCATGAAAGGTATATTTAAGGGAATGGACACCAGAAACCTGAGAGAGGAGACAGAAAGATTATGA
- a CDS encoding type II toxin-antitoxin system VapC family toxin has translation MIVVDSYGWIEYFADGPLSDKYQKYITNPEDILTPVIVVYEVYKKVKRERGEKAALVVLAHINQTNIVPLDETLAVKAADVALEFKLPMADAIVYATAIVKNCKVATSDPHFKKLPHVIFVE, from the coding sequence ATGATTGTTGTGGATTCCTATGGATGGATTGAATATTTCGCAGACGGCCCCTTATCTGATAAATATCAGAAATATATTACAAATCCTGAAGATATTTTGACTCCGGTAATTGTGGTTTATGAAGTGTATAAAAAAGTAAAACGAGAGAGAGGTGAAAAGGCAGCTCTGGTAGTTCTAGCTCATATCAACCAGACAAACATTGTTCCTCTCGACGAGACTCTCGCAGTAAAAGCAGCAGATGTAGCCCTGGAGTTTAAACTTCCAATGGCCGATGCCATTGTGTATGCCACTGCTATTGTCAAGAACTGCAAGGTGGCTACAAGCGACCCCCATTTTAAGAAACTACCCCATGTAATATTCGTAGAATGA
- a CDS encoding ribonuclease HI has translation MFKVTIYTDGACIGNPGPMGIGFILQCNGHQLKVARYIGEGTNNVAELTAVIEAFKAIKNKKVHAVLHTDSQLVYGFLKGTSKARALRHYAEEMKKLAAEFGKLEVVKVTAHADDTMNNTVDKLARKAAKTKKSFEERNKPRLTMSDAFFPWKLYINNTLTDEANSLEDVRKILSREGLKLAARGAEIKFVDTLDYTVLKIENGIFVWPEELKGKRYV, from the coding sequence ATGTTTAAAGTAACCATCTATACAGACGGCGCCTGCATCGGCAACCCGGGACCCATGGGAATCGGGTTTATCCTTCAATGTAACGGCCACCAGCTCAAAGTGGCTCGCTACATCGGTGAAGGCACCAATAATGTAGCGGAGCTTACCGCAGTTATTGAGGCATTCAAGGCCATCAAAAACAAAAAAGTCCATGCAGTTCTGCACACAGATAGCCAGCTCGTGTATGGATTCCTCAAGGGAACTTCCAAAGCCAGAGCACTTAGACATTATGCTGAGGAAATGAAAAAGCTGGCTGCCGAATTCGGGAAACTTGAAGTAGTAAAAGTCACTGCCCATGCCGATGACACGATGAACAACACGGTGGATAAACTTGCAAGAAAGGCTGCAAAAACAAAAAAGAGCTTTGAAGAAAGAAATAAACCGAGGCTAACAATGTCTGATGCATTTTTTCCATGGAAGTTATACATAAACAACACTCTTACAGATGAAGCGAATAGTTTGGAAGATGTAAGAAAAATCCTATCCAGAGAGGGGCTCAAACTCGCTGCACGGGGTGCTGAAATCAAGTTCGTTGACACGCTCGACTACACTGTCCTTAAAATTGAAAACGGTATCTTTGTCTGGCCTGAAGAACTGAAGGGAAAAAGGTATGTGTAA
- a CDS encoding RNA-guided endonuclease InsQ/TnpB family protein — protein MSVPRKKNKEPDNIIEITHRYRAYLTALQEYKAESWLYTLCNLYNSAIKERRNAYRTEKKTITYSQQQNGLLLLKDSDPTLKKVHSQLLQNCLQRVDRAYQKFFEDLKRKKNGKHVKVGYPRLKKLSKYRSFTYPQVWMKQKGELKQVIKFRQDNNKFGTTVLPGFGEVRIRVHRPLDWKQAKTVILKREKSGKWYLCITLKKAVELQLQDNGKSTGIDLGLKKIVNTSDTNYQEHPKFIYRSEARIKRAQKRLSRKQKGSANYEKQRIRLARLHEKVANQRRDFLHKLALWLVVNYSFIAFERLNIRGMVKNHHLAKAILDAGWATLITLTTYKSVMLRGNEVVRVDPRYTSQECSACHALVPKALAERIHKCPYCGIELDRDTNAARVIEQKAFLRETTPFRSPRAGAVRSHACGDRASTHPYGNGQARSLKQESH, from the coding sequence ATGTCAGTACCCAGAAAGAAAAATAAAGAGCCTGATAATATAATTGAGATTACACACAGATACCGGGCATACTTAACAGCCCTCCAGGAATATAAGGCGGAGAGCTGGTTATATACTCTTTGTAATCTATACAATTCAGCCATTAAAGAACGCAGAAACGCATATCGTACCGAAAAAAAGACTATAACCTACAGCCAACAGCAAAATGGCTTGCTCTTGCTCAAAGATTCAGATCCCACATTGAAAAAAGTGCACAGTCAGCTATTGCAGAACTGTCTCCAGCGTGTGGATAGGGCCTATCAAAAATTTTTTGAGGACCTAAAACGAAAGAAGAATGGAAAACATGTCAAGGTGGGATATCCTCGTCTGAAAAAACTATCCAAATATCGTTCATTCACCTATCCACAGGTCTGGATGAAGCAAAAGGGAGAGCTAAAACAAGTTATCAAGTTCAGACAGGATAACAATAAATTTGGCACAACTGTCCTGCCTGGTTTCGGTGAGGTAAGGATAAGGGTACATAGGCCATTAGACTGGAAACAGGCCAAAACCGTTATACTGAAGCGGGAAAAATCAGGTAAGTGGTATCTCTGTATCACCCTTAAAAAAGCAGTAGAGCTTCAACTTCAGGATAACGGTAAATCTACAGGCATTGACCTTGGACTGAAAAAAATCGTTAACACTTCTGATACCAATTATCAAGAACATCCGAAATTTATCTACAGGTCTGAAGCCCGGATAAAGAGAGCCCAGAAAAGGCTTTCCCGCAAACAAAAAGGTTCAGCGAATTACGAAAAACAGAGAATCAGGCTGGCAAGATTACACGAGAAAGTTGCGAATCAGCGCAGAGATTTTTTACACAAACTGGCCCTATGGCTGGTGGTAAACTACAGCTTTATTGCCTTTGAAAGGCTAAACATAAGGGGAATGGTGAAAAATCATCATTTAGCAAAGGCAATACTTGATGCAGGATGGGCAACTCTTATCACCCTTACCACCTATAAGAGTGTCATGCTCAGGGGTAATGAGGTAGTGAGAGTAGATCCAAGATATACGAGCCAAGAGTGTAGCGCCTGTCATGCTCTCGTTCCAAAAGCTTTGGCTGAGAGGATCCACAAATGCCCGTACTGCGGGATAGAACTCGACCGAGATACCAATGCGGCAAGGGTAATCGAACAGAAAGCATTTTTGAGGGAGACAACCCCTTTTAGAAGCCCTAGGGCCGGGGCGGTCCGAAGTCACGCCTGTGGAGATCGAGCCTCTACTCATCCCTACGGGAATGGGCAAGCTCGGTCGCTGAAGCAGGAATCCCACTAG
- the tnpA gene encoding IS200/IS605 family transposase gives MKYRLDKGCHSVYSLQFHLVMCVKYRKKVLVGVLDNRLKEIVRDVAKRFGIEIIEQETDKDHIHILFASRPPVTLSKFVNSLKSVSSRILRKEFPDVMSKHLWAGKFWSDSYFIASTGQVKLEDIKHYVSTQKEK, from the coding sequence ATGAAATACAGGTTAGACAAGGGATGTCATTCAGTCTATTCTCTTCAGTTCCACCTCGTCATGTGCGTAAAATACAGAAAGAAGGTTTTGGTAGGGGTGCTGGATAATAGACTAAAGGAAATAGTTAGAGATGTTGCAAAACGCTTCGGAATAGAAATTATAGAGCAGGAGACAGACAAAGACCATATACACATACTTTTTGCATCCAGACCGCCTGTTACCCTGTCTAAATTTGTAAACAGCCTCAAATCCGTAAGCTCAAGGATACTGAGAAAAGAGTTTCCTGATGTTATGAGCAAGCATCTTTGGGCTGGAAAATTCTGGTCAGACTCTTACTTTATCGCATCCACTGGACAGGTGAAATTAGAGGATATCAAGCACTATGTCAGTACCCAGAAAGAAAAATAA
- a CDS encoding DUF4326 domain-containing protein encodes MGIKITNQGFKGKGIYIGRPSPYGNPYPTKKSQFSDKVYSLKESLRMYAKKVDKGEIDISELVEKYKNEGSLVLDCFCTNRIIQDISDIEPENFVCHGEVLAWYILLEVFLLK; translated from the coding sequence GTGGGTATTAAAATTACTAATCAGGGATTTAAGGGGAAGGGGATTTATATTGGAAGGCCAAGCCCGTATGGAAATCCATACCCAACTAAGAAGAGCCAATTTTCAGATAAGGTATATTCCTTGAAGGAAAGCTTGAGAATGTATGCGAAGAAAGTTGACAAGGGAGAAATAGATATTTCCGAACTAGTTGAGAAATATAAAAATGAAGGTTCTTTGGTCTTGGATTGTTTTTGCACAAACAGAATTATTCAAGATATAAGCGATATTGAACCTGAGAACTTTGTGTGTCATGGTGAAGTGTTAGCTTGGTATATCCTTTTGGAAGTCTTTTTATTGAAATAG
- a CDS encoding AAA family ATPase: protein MNFIYEPLTTPSLTERYIGELLPFREISPVLLKGPKGQGKTMQVFAYAMENDYKLLIFEASEEARYGQIIGQFGLKGREAYFSLGVIPTAIQYANSGERFILLIEELNALSPAAQKQLNSLLDLKKGVTVKEIGQRFELHNNSDNFLVVATMALTFYGGVFELNEDLKSRFNIVSVGYPPEDKEREILSQHTTDNELASKLVTLATQTRTSSFVYQLSTRDLVKAVKVINRLGLKWGLKALEGKFEEEDRKTFWERVAGIFGEVK from the coding sequence ATGAATTTTATTTATGAACCATTGACCACACCAAGTCTAACTGAAAGGTATATCGGTGAGTTACTACCTTTCAGGGAAATTTCACCGGTGCTGTTAAAAGGTCCAAAGGGCCAGGGCAAGACCATGCAGGTGTTTGCCTATGCCATGGAAAACGACTACAAGCTACTGATATTTGAGGCCTCCGAGGAAGCCAGATACGGCCAGATTATTGGTCAGTTTGGCCTTAAGGGAAGGGAGGCATATTTTTCCCTTGGTGTTATCCCTACTGCTATTCAATATGCAAACAGTGGTGAACGTTTCATACTACTCATTGAGGAACTTAATGCGCTTTCACCTGCGGCCCAGAAGCAGCTTAACTCGCTTCTTGATCTTAAGAAGGGAGTGACTGTGAAAGAGATTGGACAAAGGTTTGAGTTACATAACAACTCTGACAACTTCCTTGTGGTAGCAACTATGGCTCTCACATTCTACGGTGGTGTATTTGAATTAAATGAGGACCTCAAATCCAGATTTAACATTGTATCAGTAGGATATCCACCAGAAGACAAAGAAAGAGAAATTTTGTCTCAGCATACCACAGACAATGAGCTTGCATCAAAACTTGTTACACTAGCAACTCAGACAAGAACGAGTTCTTTTGTCTATCAGCTCTCTACTCGTGATCTGGTTAAGGCCGTAAAGGTTATAAATAGACTTGGCCTTAAGTGGGGGCTTAAGGCCCTTGAGGGAAAGTTTGAAGAAGAGGACAGGAAAACGTTCTGGGAAAGGGTGGCAGGAATCTTTGGGGAGGTAAAGTAA
- a CDS encoding single-stranded DNA-binding protein — protein sequence MAEKQKKQQSNGNGKTYWDVNDVTITGRLGMDPELRYTPNGTAVCQLRLAIAEGQRTSWVTVVTFGKVAESVANYLGKGRKVLVKGRLHTNEWTTQDGQKRSRVEVYASRVRFMDTPKKQEIPPEPEEPEVVDEDVPF from the coding sequence ATGGCAGAAAAACAAAAGAAGCAACAGAGCAATGGCAATGGAAAGACTTACTGGGATGTAAACGATGTTACCATCACAGGCAGACTGGGCATGGATCCCGAGTTGCGCTATACACCAAATGGAACAGCAGTCTGCCAGCTCCGTCTCGCCATTGCTGAAGGCCAGAGGACAAGCTGGGTAACAGTGGTAACATTTGGGAAGGTAGCAGAATCTGTAGCTAATTACCTTGGTAAGGGAAGAAAGGTTCTTGTAAAAGGACGCCTCCATACCAACGAATGGACCACCCAGGATGGCCAGAAGAGATCAAGGGTTGAAGTGTATGCCAGCAGGGTCAGATTCATGGATACTCCAAAGAAACAGGAAATTCCTCCAGAACCGGAAGAGCCTGAAGTTGTTGACGAAGATGTGCCATTCTAG